From one Butyricimonas faecihominis genomic stretch:
- a CDS encoding peptidylprolyl isomerase — protein sequence MRYLSLLVLLFLASYASAQKNVIDKIIAVVGEEIVLKSDIENQFLHEQSQGLVNSSTDSRTRILENLLVQKLLVAQAKIDSIEVTDTEVENALNSQLEQYVQHIGSRERLETYFGKSYEDIKNEMRNPLREQMITQRMQSKIVENVRVTPSEVRYFYRKFNKDSLPEVPDKYEIQQIVIKPRISDTEKERIRNRLRDFREEILAGKQTFNTLAVLYSEDPGSAAKGGELGYQTKSALAPAFAEAAFSLKPGRVSKIVETEFGFHILQYIDRQGDKVNVRHILLRPRISDEERQEAIQHLDTVLTYIHDGKATFEEAAAYFSMDKKTRNNGGLIFNEEDADSKLPRETIEGEMARQVNKLKVGEISSPFLDQTRTGEEYKVIKIKAYYPSHTANLDDDWISFENGLKSKKQQEVLDKWIKEKQANTYIHIDEDYKNSKFHYDGWFK from the coding sequence ATGAGATATTTATCACTGCTTGTACTGTTATTTTTAGCTAGTTACGCCTCGGCACAAAAAAACGTGATCGACAAGATTATCGCTGTCGTGGGTGAAGAAATCGTGTTGAAATCGGATATCGAGAACCAATTTTTACATGAACAATCCCAAGGATTAGTAAATTCTTCCACCGACTCTCGTACCAGAATATTAGAAAATTTATTGGTTCAGAAACTATTAGTGGCTCAAGCTAAGATAGATAGTATCGAGGTAACCGACACGGAAGTGGAAAACGCGTTGAATTCACAATTGGAGCAATACGTGCAACATATCGGTTCCCGGGAACGTCTGGAAACCTACTTCGGAAAATCATACGAGGACATCAAGAACGAAATGCGTAACCCGCTTCGGGAGCAGATGATCACGCAAAGGATGCAGTCTAAAATCGTGGAAAACGTTCGGGTGACCCCCTCGGAAGTCAGGTATTTCTACCGGAAATTCAACAAGGACAGTCTTCCGGAAGTACCCGATAAATACGAGATTCAACAGATCGTTATCAAACCAAGAATCAGCGACACCGAGAAGGAACGTATCCGTAACCGGTTGAGAGATTTCCGTGAAGAGATTCTTGCCGGTAAACAAACGTTCAACACGTTAGCTGTATTGTACTCGGAAGACCCCGGATCTGCCGCCAAAGGTGGTGAATTAGGTTACCAAACCAAGAGCGCACTGGCCCCGGCATTTGCCGAAGCTGCCTTCAGCTTGAAACCCGGCAGGGTATCTAAAATCGTGGAAACGGAATTTGGTTTCCATATTCTTCAATACATCGACCGCCAAGGAGACAAAGTAAACGTACGCCATATCCTGCTCCGTCCCCGGATTTCCGATGAAGAACGGCAAGAAGCAATCCAGCATTTGGACACCGTGTTGACTTACATCCACGACGGGAAAGCCACGTTTGAAGAAGCCGCGGCTTATTTCTCCATGGACAAAAAGACCAGAAACAACGGCGGATTGATTTTCAACGAGGAAGACGCTGATTCCAAACTCCCCAGAGAAACCATCGAAGGAGAAATGGCCCGTCAGGTAAACAAACTGAAAGTGGGTGAAATTTCCTCTCCTTTCTTGGATCAGACCCGTACAGGCGAGGAATACAAGGTGATCAAAATCAAGGCTTACTATCCTTCCCACACGGCTAACCTGGACGATGACTGGATCAGCTTTGAAAACGGGTTGAAAAGCAAGAAACAACAGGAAGTACTTGATAAATGGATCAAGGAAAAACAAGCAAACACCTATATCCATATCGACGAAGATTACAAGAACTCCAAATTCCATTATGACGGGTGGTTCAAGTAA